A single genomic interval of Helianthus annuus cultivar XRQ/B chromosome 13, HanXRQr2.0-SUNRISE, whole genome shotgun sequence harbors:
- the LOC110898335 gene encoding homeobox-leucine zipper protein ATHB-22: protein MDWNDSMNPRPFIPRPAAQSSFAFLYNYNNDHYVYPPGIEEMRHQMMQAPLAMMEMSQNEYENSNQDKKKRLTSEQLEALENTFQEEKKLDPDTKMKLAHDLGLQPRQIAVWFQNRRARWKTKQLECLYDTLKQEFDAVSREKQKLQEEVLALRTILKEQVSKRQGAGSSTGYTYMSGEETVESTSAATNHHHHQLILGQHQPVAATTAAMVTVDSNDMMNYDPGSSVPTPSYSNWPVLPSYP from the exons ATGGACTGGAATGATAGTATGAATCCCAGACCGTTTATTCCTCGACCTGCAGCGCAAAGTTCGTTTGCCTTTCTCTACAACTATAACAATGATCACTACGTATACCCACCTG GAATAGAGGAGATGAGGCATCAAATGATGCAGGCACCATTGGCAATGATGGAAATGAGCCAAAACGAGTACGAAAACAGCAATCAAGACAAGAAGAAAAGGTTAACAAGTGAACAGTTAGAGGCACTGGAAAACACTTTCCAAGAGGAGAAGAAACTTGACCCTGATACAAAGATGAAGCTAGCCCATGACCTCGGTTTGCAGCCCAGACAGATAGCTGTGTGGTTCCAGAACCGACGTGCTCGATGGAAGACTAAGCAACTCGAGTGCTTGTATGATACCCTTAAACAAGAGTTTGATGCTGTCTCTAGGGAGAAACAAAAGCTTCAAGAAGAG GTGTTAGCACTGAGAACAATACTAAAAGAACAAGTTAGCAAGAGACAAGGGGCGGGCTCTAGCACCGGGTACACTTACATGTCTGGTGAAGAGACTGTTGAGAGCACATCCGCagccaccaaccaccaccatcatcagcTGATACTCGGTCAACATCAGCCTGTTGCCGCCACCACAGCTGCCATGGTCACCGTTGACAGCAACGATATGATGAACTATGATCCGGGCTCTTCAGTGCCTACTCCATCTTACTCTAACTGGCCAGTTCTTCCGTCGTATCCATAA